In the Pseudomonas sp. DTU_2021_1001937_2_SI_NGA_ILE_001 genome, one interval contains:
- a CDS encoding XRE family transcriptional regulator — MHKVNSHRAPVLQHVGHNVRRLRNAAGLSQSALADASGVSRRMLVAIEAGENNVSLATLDRVAEALDVAFSDLIQAPDVQDHSRINELAWAGGRPGSKAVLLSKALARREVELWEFSLEPGDCYQAESDPEGWSQQVYVIEGQLTLQLGGGEQPQRIEAGEFFMFSSHQTHAFHNRGAALLRFVRTVVL; from the coding sequence ATGCACAAAGTAAATTCGCACCGTGCGCCGGTGCTGCAGCACGTGGGGCACAACGTGCGCCGCCTGCGCAATGCTGCGGGTCTCAGCCAGAGCGCGTTGGCCGATGCCTCGGGCGTCAGCCGGCGCATGCTGGTAGCCATCGAGGCGGGTGAGAACAATGTCAGCCTGGCGACCCTGGATCGTGTGGCAGAGGCCCTGGATGTCGCCTTCAGCGATCTGATCCAGGCGCCTGACGTCCAGGACCACAGCCGCATTAACGAGCTGGCCTGGGCTGGCGGTCGGCCGGGCAGCAAGGCCGTGCTGCTGTCCAAGGCACTGGCCCGGCGTGAGGTGGAATTGTGGGAGTTCAGTCTGGAGCCGGGCGACTGTTACCAGGCGGAGTCGGACCCCGAGGGCTGGAGCCAGCAGGTCTATGTCATCGAAGGTCAGCTGACGTTGCAACTGGGCGGCGGCGAGCAGCCCCAACGGATCGAGGCTGGCGAATTCTTCATGTTCTCCAGTCACCAGACCCACGCATTTCACAACCGAGGTGCCGCGCTGCTGCGTTTCGTTCGCACCGTGGTGCTGTAG
- a CDS encoding monovalent cation/H+ antiporter subunit A, with translation MSLIVLLLLPFIGSCLAAFLPHNARNAESLLAGLIAVTGALQVALWYPQIADGGVIREEYLWLPSLGLNFVLRMDGFAWLFAMLVLGIGTLVSLYARYYMSPDDPVPRFFAFFLAFMGAMLGLVISGNLIQIVFFWELTSVFSFLLIGYWHHRNDARRGAYMALLVTGAGGLALLAGVLVLGHVVGSYDLDRVLAAGDLIRAHALYPVLLTLILIGALSKSAQFPFHFWLPHAMAAPTPVSAYLHSATMVKAGVFLLARLWPALSGSEQWFWIVSGAGACTLVLGAFAAIFQNDLKGLLAYSTISHLGLITLLLGLNSPLAAVAAVFHILNHATFKASLFMAAGIIDHESGTRDIRRLSGLVKMIPYTATLAMVASAAMAGVPLMNGFLSKEMFFAETVFISSSAWVEMALPVVATVAGAFSVAYSLRFTVDVFFGPPAKDLPLLPHEPPRWMRMPVELLVLACLVVGIFPAQSVGPLLAAAARPVVGGELPEYSLAIWHGWNAPMIMSLIAMAGGIALYLLLRNPLRSERFAGPPLIGRLNGKRSFERLLVALMHWARRFERLMTTRRLQAQLFALVLAAVVLGFIPMYFSGLTWGDRPKIPGSGVFVTLWLIAIACALGAAWQGKYHRLAALIMVSVCGLMTCITFVWFSAPDLALTQLVVEVVTTVLILLGLRWLPRRNEAVAATSTRFKARARRVRDFTLAVVVGGGMAALSYAMLTRQTPNMISSYYLSRALPEGGGTNVVNVMLVDFRGFDTFGEITVLSVVALTVFALLRRFRPPKESIPLPAQQRLLARDVATDLVNPRSASDTALGFMMVPAALVRLLLPIAFLVSMYLFMRGHNQPGGGFVAGLVMSVAFILQYMVAGTQWVEAHMSLRPQRWIGTGLICAVLTGLGAMALGYPFMTTHTAHLHLPILGDLHVASALFFDIGVYAVVVGSTLLILTALGHQAVRSHRPTSLPKPLGAPTPAPAVVVHSQEGAL, from the coding sequence ATGTCCCTGATAGTTCTACTGCTTCTGCCTTTCATCGGCAGCTGTCTGGCGGCCTTTCTGCCGCACAACGCGCGTAACGCCGAGTCTCTGCTCGCCGGGCTGATCGCCGTCACCGGCGCCTTGCAGGTGGCGCTGTGGTATCCACAGATCGCCGATGGTGGGGTCATTCGCGAGGAATACCTGTGGCTGCCCAGCCTGGGCCTGAACTTCGTCCTGCGCATGGACGGCTTCGCCTGGCTGTTCGCCATGCTGGTGCTGGGCATCGGCACCCTGGTTTCGCTGTACGCGCGCTACTACATGTCACCGGATGATCCGGTGCCACGCTTCTTCGCCTTCTTCCTGGCCTTCATGGGCGCCATGCTAGGCCTGGTGATCTCCGGCAACCTGATCCAGATCGTGTTCTTCTGGGAGCTGACCAGCGTTTTCTCCTTCCTGCTGATCGGCTACTGGCACCATCGCAACGACGCCCGCCGCGGCGCCTACATGGCCCTGCTGGTCACCGGTGCTGGTGGCCTGGCCTTGCTGGCCGGCGTTCTGGTGCTGGGCCATGTGGTGGGCAGCTACGATCTGGACCGGGTCCTCGCCGCAGGAGACCTGATTCGCGCCCATGCCCTGTACCCGGTGCTGCTGACGCTGATCCTGATCGGTGCGCTGAGCAAGAGCGCGCAATTCCCCTTCCACTTCTGGCTGCCCCACGCCATGGCCGCGCCGACGCCGGTATCGGCCTATCTGCACTCGGCCACCATGGTCAAGGCCGGCGTATTCCTGCTGGCACGGCTGTGGCCGGCACTCTCCGGCTCCGAGCAGTGGTTCTGGATCGTCAGCGGCGCCGGCGCCTGCACCCTGGTGCTCGGCGCCTTCGCGGCGATCTTCCAAAACGACCTCAAGGGCCTGCTGGCCTACTCGACCATCAGCCATCTGGGCCTGATTACCCTGCTGCTCGGCCTCAACAGTCCGCTGGCTGCGGTAGCGGCGGTGTTCCACATCCTCAACCACGCCACCTTCAAGGCCTCGTTGTTCATGGCGGCCGGGATCATCGACCACGAAAGCGGCACCCGCGACATTCGCCGCCTCAGCGGGCTGGTGAAGATGATTCCCTACACCGCCACCCTGGCCATGGTCGCCAGCGCCGCGATGGCCGGGGTGCCGTTGATGAATGGCTTCCTGTCCAAGGAAATGTTCTTCGCCGAGACGGTGTTCATTTCGTCCTCGGCCTGGGTGGAAATGGCCCTGCCCGTGGTGGCGACCGTGGCCGGTGCGTTCAGCGTGGCCTACTCGTTGCGCTTTACCGTAGACGTATTCTTCGGTCCGCCAGCCAAGGACCTGCCGCTGCTGCCCCATGAGCCACCGCGCTGGATGCGCATGCCCGTGGAGTTGCTGGTACTGGCCTGCCTGGTGGTCGGCATCTTCCCGGCGCAATCGGTAGGCCCGCTGCTGGCTGCCGCCGCCAGACCAGTGGTCGGTGGTGAACTGCCCGAGTACAGCCTGGCGATCTGGCACGGCTGGAACGCCCCGATGATCATGAGCCTGATCGCCATGGCCGGCGGCATCGCGCTCTACCTGCTATTGCGCAACCCGCTGCGCAGCGAGCGCTTCGCCGGGCCGCCGCTGATCGGTCGCCTGAATGGCAAGCGCTCGTTCGAACGCCTGCTGGTGGCGCTGATGCACTGGGCGCGGCGCTTCGAGCGGCTGATGACCACGCGCCGCCTGCAGGCACAGCTTTTTGCGCTGGTACTGGCCGCCGTGGTGCTGGGGTTCATTCCCATGTACTTCAGTGGCCTGACCTGGGGAGACCGCCCCAAGATCCCCGGTTCGGGGGTCTTCGTGACCCTTTGGCTGATCGCCATTGCCTGTGCCCTGGGTGCGGCCTGGCAGGGCAAATACCACCGTCTTGCGGCATTGATCATGGTCAGCGTCTGCGGACTGATGACCTGCATCACCTTCGTCTGGTTCTCGGCACCCGACCTGGCCCTCACCCAGCTGGTGGTCGAGGTGGTCACCACGGTACTGATCCTGCTCGGCCTGCGCTGGCTGCCACGCCGTAACGAAGCGGTGGCGGCGACCAGTACGCGATTCAAGGCACGCGCCCGCCGGGTTCGCGATTTCACCCTGGCGGTAGTGGTCGGCGGCGGCATGGCGGCACTGTCCTACGCCATGCTCACCCGGCAGACACCGAACATGATCTCGTCCTATTACCTGAGCCGCGCACTGCCCGAGGGCGGTGGCACCAACGTGGTCAACGTGATGCTGGTGGACTTCCGCGGCTTCGATACCTTCGGTGAAATCACTGTACTGAGCGTGGTGGCCCTCACCGTATTCGCCCTGTTGCGACGCTTCCGCCCCCCCAAGGAGAGCATCCCGCTGCCAGCCCAGCAGCGTCTGCTGGCTCGCGACGTGGCCACCGACCTGGTCAACCCGCGCAGTGCCAGCGACACCGCGCTGGGCTTCATGATGGTGCCGGCGGCGCTGGTGCGCCTGTTGCTGCCGATCGCCTTCCTGGTGTCGATGTACCTGTTCATGCGTGGCCATAACCAACCGGGCGGCGGTTTCGTCGCCGGCCTGGTGATGTCGGTGGCGTTCATCTTGCAGTACATGGTCGCCGGCACTCAGTGGGTCGAAGCGCACATGAGCCTGCGCCCGCAGCGCTGGATCGGCACCGGGCTGATCTGCGCGGTGCTCACCGGCCTGGGCGCCATGGCGTTGGGCTACCCGTTCATGACCACCCACACCGCCCACCTGCACCTGCCGATTCTCGGCGACCTGCACGTGGCCAGCGCGCTGTTCTTCGACATCGGCGTGTATGCCGTGGTGGTCGGTTCGACCCTGCTGA
- a CDS encoding DMT family transporter: MKSPTRLPHISKAEAVLIFITMLWGGTFLLVQHAMSLSGPMFFVGLRFAAAALFVALVSGKALRGLTLLELRAGLFIGTAIMLGYGLQTVGLQSIPSSQSAFITALYVPFVPLLQWLVLGRRPGLMPSLGIMLAFTGLILLSGPQGAALNFSPGEIATIISAVAIAAEIILISAYAGQVDVRRISVVQLATASALAFLMVVPTGERLPTFSWQLLGIVLGLGAMSAVIQVAMNWAQKSVSPTRATVIYAGEPVWAGIAGRLAGERLPGLALLGGALIVVGVIVSEMKKRQAASTPQTDAVIHKAE; encoded by the coding sequence ATGAAATCGCCCACCCGCCTGCCGCACATCAGTAAGGCAGAAGCTGTCCTGATCTTCATCACCATGCTCTGGGGCGGCACTTTCCTGCTCGTCCAGCACGCCATGAGCCTCAGCGGCCCGATGTTCTTCGTCGGCCTGCGCTTCGCCGCCGCTGCACTGTTCGTCGCTCTGGTGTCGGGTAAGGCCCTGCGTGGCCTGACCCTGCTGGAACTGCGTGCCGGCCTGTTCATCGGCACCGCGATCATGCTCGGCTACGGCTTGCAGACCGTCGGCCTGCAGAGCATTCCCAGCAGCCAGTCGGCGTTCATCACGGCCCTCTATGTGCCCTTCGTACCGCTATTGCAGTGGCTGGTGCTGGGGCGTCGCCCTGGGCTGATGCCCAGCCTGGGTATCATGCTGGCATTCACTGGCCTGATCCTGCTGTCAGGCCCGCAGGGCGCAGCGCTGAACTTCAGCCCCGGCGAGATCGCCACCATCATCAGCGCCGTGGCCATCGCCGCGGAAATCATCCTGATCAGCGCCTACGCCGGGCAGGTCGACGTGCGCCGCATCTCCGTGGTGCAACTGGCCACGGCCTCGGCCCTGGCGTTCCTGATGGTGGTCCCCACTGGCGAGCGCCTGCCGACGTTCTCCTGGCAACTGCTGGGCATCGTCCTCGGCCTGGGCGCCATGAGTGCGGTCATCCAAGTGGCGATGAACTGGGCGCAGAAAAGCGTCTCGCCCACTCGTGCCACGGTCATCTACGCCGGCGAACCGGTCTGGGCCGGCATCGCCGGGCGCCTGGCCGGTGAGCGCCTGCCTGGCCTGGCCTTGCTTGGGGGTGCGCTGATCGTCGTCGGCGTGATTGTCAGCGAAATGAAAAAACGCCAGGCTGCCAGCACGCCGCAGACCGATGCCGTCATTCACAAGGCCGAGTGA